Proteins found in one Nitrosopumilus maritimus SCM1 genomic segment:
- the kae1 gene encoding KEOPS complex N(6)-L-threonylcarbamoyladenine synthase Kae1: MLGLGIESTAHTFSCAVIEMKGKKGKILSDVRKIYRPADGEGIHPREASRHHIENSSLVLSECLDEANIKVNDLDIVSYAGGPGLGPCLRVGAVVARSLASFYKIPIYPVNHALGHIELGKLLTGATNPLVLLVSGGHTMLLAFLNKQWRVFGETLDITLGQLLDQFGRSIGFASPCGKNIEELATTSSNYVTLPYSVKGNDVSFSGLLSATKSVAKKSKVDACYSLQETAFAMIAEAVERALSFTRKKELMIVGGVAANKRLSEMLQDVCKRHGAKFFVVPLKYAGDCGSQICWTGLLESQIKKGVSLKDTFVTQSWRLDTVKVNY, from the coding sequence TTGTTAGGTTTAGGAATAGAAAGTACTGCTCATACCTTCTCATGTGCAGTTATAGAAATGAAGGGAAAGAAAGGAAAAATTTTATCTGATGTTCGTAAAATTTATCGTCCTGCTGATGGAGAGGGAATTCATCCACGAGAGGCTTCAAGACACCACATTGAAAATAGTTCTCTAGTATTGTCTGAATGTCTTGATGAGGCAAATATCAAAGTAAATGACTTGGATATTGTATCTTATGCTGGTGGTCCTGGTTTAGGACCTTGTTTACGTGTTGGCGCTGTAGTGGCAAGATCATTGGCATCTTTTTACAAAATTCCAATTTATCCTGTCAATCATGCATTGGGTCATATAGAATTAGGAAAGTTGCTAACTGGTGCAACCAATCCTTTAGTCCTCTTAGTCTCTGGAGGTCACACAATGCTTTTGGCATTTTTAAATAAACAATGGAGAGTGTTTGGTGAAACTTTGGATATTACTTTGGGGCAACTACTTGATCAGTTTGGAAGATCAATTGGTTTTGCTTCTCCTTGTGGAAAAAATATTGAGGAATTGGCAACAACATCTTCTAACTATGTTACATTGCCATATTCTGTAAAGGGAAATGATGTCTCATTTTCTGGATTGCTATCTGCAACAAAATCAGTAGCAAAAAAAAGTAAAGTTGATGCATGCTATTCTCTTCAAGAAACTGCTTTTGCAATGATAGCAGAAGCTGTAGAACGTGCCTTGTCTTTTACGAGAAAAAAAGAACTGATGATTGTAGGTGGTGTTGCAGCTAACAAACGATTATCTGAAATGCTACAAGATGTCTGTAAACGACATGGTGCAAAATTCTTTGTTGTCCCTTTGAAATATGCTGGGGATTGCGGTAGCCAAATATGTTGGACTGGACTTTTAGAATCTCAAATCAAGAAAGGCGTGTCATTAAAAGATACTTTTGTTACTCAGTCTTGGAGATTAGATACTGTTAAAGTGAATTACTAA